One stretch of Leishmania infantum JPCM5 genome chromosome 24 DNA includes these proteins:
- a CDS encoding putative ubiquitin-conjugating enzyme e2: protein MSLARLTRERKQLLEAQQCGETAPSTSANTTAASVNSFSAAQGRIRADMQKLDGVMSEVKMDSMDWYVVHVAYTPVRGIWKGGTFNFRLVFSNDFPYCGPKVRYTGPRRIFHPNIEGDDGKEDWGVCLGIQTEWRPTCTIKDMVVAIEMLFALPNYDDPLPGVAKTAAQILKDEPSRFELIAKRWMGGNYII from the coding sequence ATGAGCTTAGCCCGTCTGACGCGTGAGCgcaagcagctcctcgaggcgcagcagtgcggtGAAACGGCGCCGTCCACAAGCGccaacaccaccgccgcctccgtgaactccttcagcgccgcgcagggACGCATTCGCGCAGACATGCAGAAGCTGGACGGGGTCATGAGCGAAGTGAAGATGGACTCGATGGACTGGTACGTGGTGCACGTCGCCTATACGCCGGTGCGTGGCATCTGGAAAGGTGGCACGTTCAACTTCCGCCTTGTTTTCTCCAACGACTTCCCCTACTGCGGCCCGAAGGTGCGATACACCGGGCCGCGCCGCATCTTCCACCCCAACATcgagggcgacgacggcaaggAGGACTGGGGTGTGTGTCTCGGGATTCAGACCGAGTGGCGGCCGACGTGCACCATCAAGGACATGGTGGTCGCGATTGAGATGCTGTTTGCGCTACCGAACTACGATGACCCGCTCCCAGGCGTGGCGaagacagcggcgcagaTTCTGAAAGACGAGCCGAGTCGTTTTGAGCTGATCGCGAAGCGGTGGATGGGCGGCAACTACATTATCTAG
- a CDS encoding putative cell division cycle protein, giving the protein MEFGTPARAAHVPTPGTSAAATETLFASPSSPAPRRPGDETPTSVNSSHLRGLSSRSSPLNQYRRHAQNHTRLSPQPLSSQASVDRYVSAPSRQATSMAHFLLTSRERKTPMLIRAAQQHYHLAIRSPSRDPSFDVSSSLEDSYNSLVRYAVDRSSSRHATVASPRSHRSLPRVGSSAMTPSSARLSSVFAKMHLDPSTTLRSSRERSGSSPSLTGVDTSGGCGGQLGDDGRSSPSSAMELEPYTTKLARTLFSDVEQTTVLPVNDTAARPLGMAARSIGGCSHAEEAEEVSSPVKDGTAGLGSRSLLDCSGARRHRADENDGENDDDALEADWMRNEEDEQALPSSVAIRRHMASLPTRVPLAMSEVNQFGMEEGARFDASLGVVFECNRTRNFTTPSFRVIPHTPERILDAADMEDDFYMNLIDWSATSDVLCVALQNCVYLWDAKTCGITELPRVVSTGGGLHGDGRSGDAQLVCGLNWAPDGCHLAVGRHSGAVEVWDVETQQIVHTYRQHADRTVSLSWEPLGGWLLASGSRDSTVVLRDVRERDTSTSASAASPSSSSSLASATAVLRAHETEVCGLKWSPTGAMLASGGNDNQLLLWDRRSISTGSRSSDTSGVYRHGECQPIFFLNKHTAAVKALSWNPAQPALLASGGGSHDKALRFWNSLTGECVHHINTGSQVCGVVWNRVGTELVTAHGYTDNQLSIWRYPSLRRIANLIGHTSRVLHLALSADGQTVVSAAGDETLRFWRCFPASELRESSPHLHRSAYSSTKGFSFSSSTYGGGVGMSPGGTSASTSSIARARAVATASGRCGSLSQGRDSRSLMNEEIELR; this is encoded by the coding sequence ATGGAGTTCGGAACACCGGCACGAGCTGCGCATGTCCCCACGCccggcaccagcgccgccgcgacggagACTCTCTTTGCCTCCCCATCTTCGCCCGCTCCGCGACGCCCTGGTGATGAGACGCCTACCTCGGTCAACTCCTCCCATCTGCGCGGTCtttcctcccgctcctcgcCGCTTAACCAGTATCGCAGGCACGCTCAGAACCATACCCGTCTttcaccgcagccgctgtcCTCGCAGGCGTCGGTGGACCGCTACGTCTCAGCCCCTTCGCGACAGGCAACATCGATGGCACACTTTCTCCTGACCTCCCGCGAACGGAAGACGCCAATGCTTATCcgggccgcgcagcagcactatCACCTCGCCATCCGCAGCCCATCGCGTGATCCGTCTTTTGACGTGTCCTCGTCACTGGAGGACTCCTATAACTCCCTGGTCCGGTACGCTGTGGaccgcagctcctcgcgccACGCCACGGTCGCCTCACCGCGATCACACCGGAGCCTTCCACGGGTAGGCAGCTCCGCCATGAcgcccagcagcgcgcggctGAGCAGCGTCTTCGCAAAGATGCATCTCGACCCATCTaccacgctgcgcagcagccgcgagcGCAGTGGGAGCAGTCCTTCTTTGACGGGCGTCGATACGAGTGGCGGATGTGGCGGCCAGCTTGGCGACGATGGCAGGAGCTCGCCGTCCTCAGCGATGGAGCTCGAGCCGTACACGACGAAGCTCGCGCGCACCCTCTTCAGCGATGTAGAGCAAACCACGGTGTTGCCTGTGAACGACACCGCCGCGCGACCGCTGGGCATGGCTGCGCGCAGCATCGGTGGCTGCAgccacgccgaggaggcggaagaggTGAGCAGCCCCGTCAAGGATGGAACAGCGGGGCTAGGCAGCCGCTCACTGCTCGATTGCAGCGGTGCCCGGCGCCATCGAGCCGACGAGAACGACGGCGAAAACGACGATGACGCGCTGGAGGCAGACTGGATGCGCAACGAAGAGGATGAACAAGCATTGCCATCGTCTGTAGCGATCCGTAGGCACATGGCTTCGCTGCCCACTCGCGTGCCGCTTGCCATGTCGGAGGTGAATCAGTTCGGCATGGAAGAAGGCGCACGCTTCGACGCGTCTCTCGGCGTCGTGTTCGAGTGCAACCGCACACGCAACTTTACGACCCCTTCTTTCCGCGTTATACCACATACGCCGGAGCGCATCCTGGACGCGGCCGACATGGAGGACGATTTCTACATGAATCTCATCGACTGGTCGGCCACGTCAGACGTCCTGTGCGTCGCGCTGCAGAACTGTGTGTACCTGTGGGATGCCAAGACGTGCGGCatcacggagctgccgcgtGTCGTCTCGACCGGTGGCGGGCTTCACGGAGATGGCCGCTCGGGCGATGCACAGCTCGTCTGCGGCCTGAACTGGGCGCCAGATGGGTGCCACCTCGCCGTTGGtcgccacagcggcgcggtGGAGGTATGGGACGTCGAGACACAGCAAATTGTGCACACGTACCGGCAGCACGCAGACCGCACCGTGTCCCTCTCCTGGGAGCCGCTAGGGGGTTGGCTTCTGGCGTCGGGAAGTCGCGACAGCACTGTCGTTCTGCGTGACGTACGCGAGCGCGACACCTCCacgtccgcctccgcggcatcgccgtcctcctcctcctccttggccagcgccacggcggtaCTGCGGGCACATGAAACGGAGGTGTGCGGCCTCAAGTGGTCCCCGACGGGGGCAATGCtggcgagcggcggcaacgaTAATCAGCTTCTGCTGTGGGACCGCCGGAGCATCTCGACGgggagccgcagcagcgacaccagTGGGGTCTACCGCCACGGCGAGTGTCAGCCCATCTTTTTCCTGAATAAGCACACCGCGGCGGTGAAGGCACTCAGCTGGAACCCGGCGCAGCCGGCCCTTTTggccagcggtggcggctcgCACGACAAGGCGCTACGCTTCTGGAACTCGCTCACGGGCGAGTGCGTCCACCACATCAATACTGGTAGCCAAGTGTGCGGCGTTGTGTGGAACCGCGTTGGCACGGAGCTTGTCACGGCGCATGGCTACACGGACAACCAGCTTAGCATCTGGCGCTATCCATCCCTGCGGCGCATTGCCAACCTGATTGGCCACACGTCACgtgtgctgcacctcgccCTCTCGGCGGACGGTCAAACAGTTGTATCGGCCGCCGGAGACGAGACGCTTCGGTTCTGGCGCTGCTTCCCGGCGAGCGAGCTGCGTGAGTCGTCGCCGCACCTGCATCGCAGCGCCTATAGCTCTACGAAAGGCTTCTCGTTTAGTTCCTCCACGTATGGAGGAGGCGTAGGAATGAGCCCAGGCGGCACTTccgcctccacgtcctccATCGCCCGCGCGCGGGCGGTGGCCACCGCGTCCGGCCGATGCGGCAGCCTATCACAAGGCCGCGACAGCCGCTCGCTCATGAATGAAGAGATTGAGCTGCGATGA